One part of the Solanum dulcamara chromosome 8, daSolDulc1.2, whole genome shotgun sequence genome encodes these proteins:
- the LOC129901528 gene encoding uncharacterized protein LOC129901528 isoform X1 has protein sequence MLCKWPMLLSLFTIFIIFSSFTYGDGGAESHFQSPPLSDEFTERRNEDNVVFSGLFAEGPNIAEPPVLSSSLILAAKRTYRKDPLNGFKRYNGGWNIDDRHYWSSVAFTAVPFFITALIWFVIFGLCLLFICVCSRCCKREPYGYSAMAYALSLIFLVLFTIAAIIGCVILYTGQEKFHSSTLNTLDYVVHQANITADNLMNVSVYLATAKQLAVDRILIPANVQTDIDYVQTKITSSSSTLSTKTADNKDDVEHLIKSVRSALIVLSAAMLLLTFLGFVFSMFGMQVFVYILVIFGWILITGTLILCGIFLVLHNMTADTCVAMDEWIQNPTAHTALDDILPCVDYATAQETLNKSKEVSYNLVDIVNQVITNVSNINFSPNFAPFYYNQSGPVLPILCNLFNPDLTSHNCGPAEVDLNNATQVLNTYVCQVSPSGVCVTPGRLTPTLYSQMAAAVNMSYGLYQYGPFLVDLQNCDFVRQTFGDIYNIHCPGLLQYSKRVYVGLVMVTVAVLLSLTFWIIYARERRHRVYKKRPMSKLDEVIEVEGDKPTHEE, from the exons ATGTTATGTAAATGGCCAATGCTACTTTCTCTTTTTaccattttcattattttctctTCCTTCACCTATGGAGATGGAGGTGCAGAGTCTCATTTTCAATCACCACCCTTATCAG ATGAATTTACGGAGAGGAGGAATGAAGATAATGTGGTATTTTCAGGGCTATTTGCTGAAGGTCCCAATATTGCTGAGCCTCCAGTACTGAGCTCATCACTTATATTGGCTGCTAAAAGAACTTACAGAAAAGACCCTCTAAATGGTTTTAAGAGATATAATGGAGGATGGAACATCGATGACCGCCATTACTGGTCT TCTGTGGCATTTACAGCTGTTCCGTTCTTTATCACCGCGCTGATCTGGTTTGTGATCTTTGGACTTTGCTTATTGTTCATCTGTGTCTGCTCCCGTTGTTGTAAAAGAGAACCTTATGGATACTCTGCGATGGCTTACGCTCTCTCCCTCATATTCCTTGTGCTTTTTACCATTGCTGCAAT CATTGGATGTGTCATTTTGTACACGGGCCAAGAGAAGTTCCACAGCAGTACACTAAACACTTTGGATTATGTGGTGCATCAGGCAAATATCACAGCTGATAATCTCATGAATGTGTCTGTTTATCTAGCAACTGCCAAACAGCTCGCAGTGGATCGAATTTTGATCCCTGCTAATGTCCAAACAGACATTGATTACGTTCAAACAAAGATCACTTCTTCTTCTAGTACCCTTTCCACTAAAACAGCTGATAATAAGGATGACGTAGAACACCTGATAAAATCAGT GAGATCGGCTCTTATCGTTCTATCTGCTGCTATGCTTCTTTTGACATTTCTTGGATTTG TATTCTCAATGTTCGGCATGCAGGTTTTTGTCTACAT CTTGGTTATTTTTGGATGGATTCTCATCACTGGGACATTGATTTTATGTGGGATATTTCTTGTTCTCCACAA CATGACTGCAGACACTTGTGTAGCAATGGATGAGTGGATCCAAAACCCCACTGCTCATACCGCTTTAGATGACATATTGCCTTGTGTGGACTATGCCACAGCACAAGAGACCCTTAATAAAAGCAAGGAAGTGAGTTATAACCTGGTTGATATCGTCAACCAGGTTATTACCAATGTCTCTAACATCAATTTCTCTCCCAACTTTGCTCCTTTTTACTACAATCAATCAGGACCCGTGTTGCCAATCCTTTGCAATCTGTTTAATCCCGACTTAACTTCTCACAACTGTGGTCCTGCTGAAGTGGACTTGAACAATGCAACTCAG GTTTTGAACACCTATGTTTGTCAAGTTTCTCCAAGTGGTGTTTGTGTCACGCCAGGCCGTCTGACTCCAACACTCTACAGCCAGATGGCTGCTGCTGTAAACATGAGCTATGGATTGTACCAATATGGTCCATTCTTGGTTGACCTACAAAATTGTGATTTTGTCAGGCAAACATTTGGTgacatatataatatacattGTCCTGGTCTGCTGCAATACAGCAAAAGAGTGTATGTTGGGCTAGTGATGGTAACTGTTGCAGTTTTACTTTCTCTTACATTCTGGATAATATACGCCAGAGAGAGGCGCCACCGTGTCTATAAGAAAAGACCAATGTCCAAACTTGATGAAGTAATTGAAGTTGAAGGGGATAAACCTACTCATGAAGAGTAA
- the LOC129901528 gene encoding uncharacterized protein LOC129901528 isoform X2 has protein sequence MLCKWPMLLSLFTIFIIFSSFTYGDGGAESHFQSPPLSGLFAEGPNIAEPPVLSSSLILAAKRTYRKDPLNGFKRYNGGWNIDDRHYWSSVAFTAVPFFITALIWFVIFGLCLLFICVCSRCCKREPYGYSAMAYALSLIFLVLFTIAAIIGCVILYTGQEKFHSSTLNTLDYVVHQANITADNLMNVSVYLATAKQLAVDRILIPANVQTDIDYVQTKITSSSSTLSTKTADNKDDVEHLIKSVRSALIVLSAAMLLLTFLGFVFSMFGMQVFVYILVIFGWILITGTLILCGIFLVLHNMTADTCVAMDEWIQNPTAHTALDDILPCVDYATAQETLNKSKEVSYNLVDIVNQVITNVSNINFSPNFAPFYYNQSGPVLPILCNLFNPDLTSHNCGPAEVDLNNATQVLNTYVCQVSPSGVCVTPGRLTPTLYSQMAAAVNMSYGLYQYGPFLVDLQNCDFVRQTFGDIYNIHCPGLLQYSKRVYVGLVMVTVAVLLSLTFWIIYARERRHRVYKKRPMSKLDEVIEVEGDKPTHEE, from the exons ATGTTATGTAAATGGCCAATGCTACTTTCTCTTTTTaccattttcattattttctctTCCTTCACCTATGGAGATGGAGGTGCAGAGTCTCATTTTCAATCACCACCCTTATCAG GGCTATTTGCTGAAGGTCCCAATATTGCTGAGCCTCCAGTACTGAGCTCATCACTTATATTGGCTGCTAAAAGAACTTACAGAAAAGACCCTCTAAATGGTTTTAAGAGATATAATGGAGGATGGAACATCGATGACCGCCATTACTGGTCT TCTGTGGCATTTACAGCTGTTCCGTTCTTTATCACCGCGCTGATCTGGTTTGTGATCTTTGGACTTTGCTTATTGTTCATCTGTGTCTGCTCCCGTTGTTGTAAAAGAGAACCTTATGGATACTCTGCGATGGCTTACGCTCTCTCCCTCATATTCCTTGTGCTTTTTACCATTGCTGCAAT CATTGGATGTGTCATTTTGTACACGGGCCAAGAGAAGTTCCACAGCAGTACACTAAACACTTTGGATTATGTGGTGCATCAGGCAAATATCACAGCTGATAATCTCATGAATGTGTCTGTTTATCTAGCAACTGCCAAACAGCTCGCAGTGGATCGAATTTTGATCCCTGCTAATGTCCAAACAGACATTGATTACGTTCAAACAAAGATCACTTCTTCTTCTAGTACCCTTTCCACTAAAACAGCTGATAATAAGGATGACGTAGAACACCTGATAAAATCAGT GAGATCGGCTCTTATCGTTCTATCTGCTGCTATGCTTCTTTTGACATTTCTTGGATTTG TATTCTCAATGTTCGGCATGCAGGTTTTTGTCTACAT CTTGGTTATTTTTGGATGGATTCTCATCACTGGGACATTGATTTTATGTGGGATATTTCTTGTTCTCCACAA CATGACTGCAGACACTTGTGTAGCAATGGATGAGTGGATCCAAAACCCCACTGCTCATACCGCTTTAGATGACATATTGCCTTGTGTGGACTATGCCACAGCACAAGAGACCCTTAATAAAAGCAAGGAAGTGAGTTATAACCTGGTTGATATCGTCAACCAGGTTATTACCAATGTCTCTAACATCAATTTCTCTCCCAACTTTGCTCCTTTTTACTACAATCAATCAGGACCCGTGTTGCCAATCCTTTGCAATCTGTTTAATCCCGACTTAACTTCTCACAACTGTGGTCCTGCTGAAGTGGACTTGAACAATGCAACTCAG GTTTTGAACACCTATGTTTGTCAAGTTTCTCCAAGTGGTGTTTGTGTCACGCCAGGCCGTCTGACTCCAACACTCTACAGCCAGATGGCTGCTGCTGTAAACATGAGCTATGGATTGTACCAATATGGTCCATTCTTGGTTGACCTACAAAATTGTGATTTTGTCAGGCAAACATTTGGTgacatatataatatacattGTCCTGGTCTGCTGCAATACAGCAAAAGAGTGTATGTTGGGCTAGTGATGGTAACTGTTGCAGTTTTACTTTCTCTTACATTCTGGATAATATACGCCAGAGAGAGGCGCCACCGTGTCTATAAGAAAAGACCAATGTCCAAACTTGATGAAGTAATTGAAGTTGAAGGGGATAAACCTACTCATGAAGAGTAA